GCGCGCGCGTGCCGTCGACGCGCTCGGCAACATGCAGGGCTGGCTCAAGACGGCGCTCGACAGCATCGGCACCGCGGGGACCGAGAACGCCGCGGCGCTCGCCGCGGCGCTCGCGCGTCGGGCGCCGGAGACGGTGGGCGAGCCCGGCGGCGAGACGGCGCGGCGGCTCGCCGAGTTGGACGGCTTCTTCGGCGGGAAAGCCGACGTCACCGAGTACTTCGTCCCGGAGGCCGTCGAGCACCTCGAATCCATGGTGCAGTCGCTGATCGCCCTGGAGAGCGCCGGCGCCAGCGAGGCGGAGATCGCCACGCTGTTCCGGGCGGTCCACACGCTCAAGGGCGCCGCCTACACGGTCGGCTGCGCGGTCATCGGTGACCTCGCGCATCGCATCGAGGACGTGCTCGGCGAGGTCCGCGACCATCGCCGCCCACTGTCCCAGCCGACGCTCGAGGCGGCGTTCGCCGGGCTCGACGCCCTCAGGCTCCTCGTGCGGAGCGCGGAGGGCGCCGTCGCCGGCCGCGCCGAAGCCTACGACCACGCGCAGGCGCTGCTCGCCGCGCTGCCGAGCGTCGAGACGCTGGCGGTCGAGGCGCCGCGGGTGGAGGCGCCGGCCGCCGCGCTCGAGACGGTGCCCGCCGAGGCGTCGGGCGAGCCGCCCGCCGGCGACGACGCGCGACCCCGGTTCGAGCCGGTCCGCGCCGCGCTCCGCGCCGAGCCCGCGCACCCGCGCGCCGACGAGGGCGGGCGGCCGGCGCGTCCCAGCATTCGCGTCAACCTCGACCGCCTCGACGCGCTCATGAGCCTGGCCGGGGAGCTCGTGATCGCGCGGAGCCGGCTCGAGCGCCACCTGGTCCAGTTCGAGCAGGTGGGCGAGCTGCTGTCGTTCACGCAGTCACGCATGGCGCACACCGTCGCCGAGTTCGAGCTCAAGTACGCGAACCCCCAGTGGCCGCGCGGCGAGCTGGCGGCGGACGGGGGCCTCGTCGAGGAGCCGGCGGCCCCGGGCCCCGCGGTGCCGCTGGGCGACGTCTTCGCGGAGCTGGAATTCGATCGCTACGACGACTTCAACATCCTGGCCCGACGGGTGGGCGAGATCTCGAGCGACCTCGCGGAGGTCCAGGTCCAGCTCGCCGGGCTGGTGCGCGCCGTTCGCGCGGACACGACGCGCGTCCAGCAGCTCAGCGGCGAGCTGCGCAGCGAGATCGCGCGCGCCCGCATGGTGCCGGTCGGCCGCCTCTTCGCGCGCTTCGTGCGCCAGGTGCGGGAAGCGGCGCGCGCGGCCGGCAAGACCGTCGCCGTCGAGGTCAGCGGCGAGGCGGTCGAGATGGACAACACGCTCGTGGAGCAGATCGCCGACCCGCTCCTTCACCTGGCGCGGAACGCCGTCGCCCACGGCATCGAGACGGAGGAGGAGCGGCGCCGGGAGGGCAAGCCGGCCCACGGGACGATCTACCTCGGCGCCGCCCAGAAGGGCGCTTCGATCTACGTCGAGGTCGCCGACGACGGCCGGGGCATCGACGCGGAGACGCTCCGGGAGGCGGCGGAGCGCGGCGGCTTCGTGAAGCCGGAGCTGCTGCGAGAGCTCGGCGAGCACGACCTCCTGGACCTGATCTTCCTGCCCGGCTTCAGCACGGCGGAGTCGGTGACCGCCGCGGCCGGCCGCGGCGTCGGGATGGACGTCGTGCGCACGAACGTCGGGCGGCTCGGCGGTGAGATCGAGGTGCAGACCGAGGTGGGCCGGGGCACGCGCTTCAAGATCAAGCTGCCGCTGACGGTGGTCATCTCCGATGCGCTCCTCGTGCGGGTGGGGCCGGAAGTTCTCGCCATCCCGGTCCCGGCGGTGAAGGCGATCGTCCGCGCGCGCCGGGAAGAGATCCAGTCGGCGGGCGGCGCGGAGTCCCTCGAGGTCGAGGGCAAGCGCGCGGACCTCGTGCGCCTGGACCGCGTGCTCGCGATCCCCTCCGCCGGCGTCGACGGTCCGCTCCCCGTCGTCGCGCTCCGCACCGGACGCAAGACGCTCGCGGTGTCGGTCGACGAGCTCCTGGGCAAGGAGGAGATCGTCGTCAAGCGCCTCGGCGCCTTCCTCGAGGGCGTCGGCCCGTTTTCGGGCGCCACCGTCACCGGCGACGGGCGGGTCATCCTGCTCCTCGATCCCGCGAGGCTCCTCGAGACGAGCGGCGCGGCGATGCCGGCGCAGGGCGCGATGGCCGAGACCGGCGGCGAGCGCGACGCTCCCGCCGCGCGGGCCGCGGACGAGCGGGGCTGTGTCCTCCTGGTGGACGACTCCGTGAGCGTGAGGAAGTTCGTCGGCGCGATGCTCGGGCGCGCGGGATTTGGCGTCGTCACCGCCAACGACGGCGCCGAGGCGCTGCAGCGGCTCGCCGCGCGGTCC
This region of Candidatus Methylomirabilota bacterium genomic DNA includes:
- a CDS encoding hybrid sensor histidine kinase/response regulator, with the translated sequence RARAVDALGNMQGWLKTALDSIGTAGTENAAALAAALARRAPETVGEPGGETARRLAELDGFFGGKADVTEYFVPEAVEHLESMVQSLIALESAGASEAEIATLFRAVHTLKGAAYTVGCAVIGDLAHRIEDVLGEVRDHRRPLSQPTLEAAFAGLDALRLLVRSAEGAVAGRAEAYDHAQALLAALPSVETLAVEAPRVEAPAAALETVPAEASGEPPAGDDARPRFEPVRAALRAEPAHPRADEGGRPARPSIRVNLDRLDALMSLAGELVIARSRLERHLVQFEQVGELLSFTQSRMAHTVAEFELKYANPQWPRGELAADGGLVEEPAAPGPAVPLGDVFAELEFDRYDDFNILARRVGEISSDLAEVQVQLAGLVRAVRADTTRVQQLSGELRSEIARARMVPVGRLFARFVRQVREAARAAGKTVAVEVSGEAVEMDNTLVEQIADPLLHLARNAVAHGIETEEERRREGKPAHGTIYLGAAQKGASIYVEVADDGRGIDAETLREAAERGGFVKPELLRELGEHDLLDLIFLPGFSTAESVTAAAGRGVGMDVVRTNVGRLGGEIEVQTEVGRGTRFKIKLPLTVVISDALLVRVGPEVLAIPVPAVKAIVRARREEIQSAGGAESLEVEGKRADLVRLDRVLAIPSAGVDGPLPVVALRTGRKTLAVSVDELLGKEEIVVKRLGAFLEGVGPFSGATVTGDGRVILLLDPARLLETSGAAMPAQGAMAETGGERDAPAARAADERGCVLLVDDSVSVRKFVGAMLGRAGFGVVTANDGAEALQRLAARSVDVVVTDLEMPRLNGYELIRDLARHPATRHLPVVVLTTRAGAKHMNLARELGVEHYVAKPVDEAAFVQLIESLMVPQPAGQAV